From the genome of Pseudomonas yamanorum, one region includes:
- a CDS encoding ANTAR domain-containing response regulator, translating into MLRILLINDTPRKVGRLKAALTEAGFEVIDESGMTIDLPARVEAVRPDVILIDTESPGRDVMEQVVLVSRDQPRPIVMFTDEHDPGVMRQAIKSGVSAYIVEGIQAQRLQPILDVAMARFESDQALRAQLQARDQQLAERKRIETAKGLLMKMKGCNEEEAYTLMRRQAMSRQQKLIQVAEQIIAMSELLG; encoded by the coding sequence ATGTTGCGAATCCTGTTGATCAACGACACGCCACGCAAGGTTGGGCGGCTCAAGGCCGCGTTGACCGAGGCCGGGTTTGAAGTGATCGATGAGTCTGGGATGACGATTGACCTGCCGGCGCGCGTTGAAGCGGTGCGTCCGGATGTGATTTTGATCGATACCGAGTCGCCGGGGCGGGATGTGATGGAGCAGGTGGTGCTGGTGAGCCGGGACCAGCCGAGGCCGATTGTGATGTTTACCGATGAGCATGATCCGGGGGTGATGCGTCAGGCGATCAAGTCTGGGGTCAGTGCCTATATCGTCGAAGGGATTCAGGCGCAGCGGCTGCAGCCGATTCTGGATGTGGCGATGGCACGGTTTGAGAGTGACCAGGCCCTGCGCGCGCAGTTGCAGGCGCGGGATCAGCAGTTGGCGGAGCGTAAGCGGATTGAAACGGCCAAGGGGCTGTTGATGAAAATGAAGGGGTGTAATGAGGAAGAGGCCTACACGCTGATGCGGCGTCAGGCGATGAGTCGGCAGCAGAAGCTGATTCAGGTGGCGGAGCAGATTATTGCGATGAGTGAGTTGTTGGGGTGA
- a CDS encoding IS110 family RNA-guided transposase, whose translation MDHDSAFVGIDVSKNKLDSFVSTTGQVEQFFNTPEDIQRLAKHLKAQMPALVVLEATGGYERLAAAELCAAGLPVVVVNPRQVRDFAKATGRLAKTDALDAQVIAEFAQAVKPEIREMPDEHARELADLLTRRRQLIDMIVAEESRLKQAVFKALRRDIKAHIVWLQKRLKSTDDDLHEAIKASPAWKANYDLLREVSGVGNVLALSLLAMVPELGKVNRKQVAALVGVAPFNCDSGLYKGRRRIWGGRAEVRSVLYMAVLSSKSHNPVIERFYNRLLAAGKTKKVALVACMRKLLTILNAMVRDQKHFAEMA comes from the coding sequence ATGGACCATGACTCTGCGTTCGTCGGAATTGATGTTTCCAAAAACAAGCTCGACTCATTCGTCAGCACTACTGGCCAAGTCGAGCAGTTTTTCAATACTCCAGAAGATATCCAGCGTTTAGCTAAGCATCTCAAGGCTCAGATGCCCGCTTTAGTGGTGCTGGAAGCAACTGGCGGATATGAGCGGCTTGCCGCTGCCGAGCTTTGCGCTGCTGGATTACCAGTCGTTGTTGTCAATCCCCGTCAGGTCCGTGATTTCGCTAAGGCTACCGGACGGCTGGCTAAAACCGACGCTCTGGATGCCCAGGTGATTGCGGAGTTTGCTCAGGCGGTCAAACCCGAAATTCGGGAGATGCCAGATGAACACGCTCGTGAACTGGCAGATCTACTGACTAGACGCCGTCAGCTTATCGATATGATCGTGGCGGAGGAGTCTCGACTGAAACAGGCGGTATTCAAGGCGCTTCGACGGGATATCAAGGCACATATCGTCTGGCTTCAAAAGCGTCTTAAAAGTACAGACGATGACTTGCACGAAGCGATCAAAGCTTCGCCGGCCTGGAAGGCCAATTATGATTTGCTGCGCGAGGTCTCAGGTGTTGGCAATGTGCTCGCACTTTCGCTGCTGGCGATGGTTCCTGAGCTAGGCAAAGTGAATCGCAAACAAGTGGCTGCATTGGTTGGTGTGGCCCCTTTTAACTGCGATAGCGGCCTGTACAAAGGACGTAGACGGATATGGGGTGGTCGAGCTGAGGTGCGAAGTGTGCTTTACATGGCTGTCTTGTCCTCGAAGAGCCATAACCCGGTGATCGAGAGGTTCTACAACCGTCTGCTTGCTGCAGGGAAGACGAAGAAAGTGGCGCTGGTTGCATGCATGAGAAAGCTGCTGACGATCCTGAATGCGATGGTCCGAGATCAAAAACATTTCGCTGAAATGGCTTGA
- a CDS encoding nitrate/nitrite transporter, which yields MKSSFWKSGHTPTLFAAFLYFDLSFMVWYLLGPLAVQIAADLHLTTQQRGLVVATPILAGAVLRFLMGMLADKLSPKTAGLIGQVIVICALFGAWKLGIHSYEQALLLGMFLGMAGASFAVALPLASQWYPAEHQGKAMGIAGAGNSGTVFAALLAPVLAAAFGWSNVFGFALIPLILTLIVFAWLARNAPQRPKAKSMADYFKALGDRDSWWFMFFYSVTFGGFIGLASALPGYFNDQYGLSPVTAGYYTAACVFGGSLMRPLGGALADRFGGIRTLLGMYGVAAICIAAVGFNLPSSYAALALFVCTMLGLGAGNGAVFQLVPQRFHREIGVMTGLIGMAGGIGGFALAAGMGAIKQSTGSYQLALWLFASLGVLAWFGLYGVKRRWRTTWGSAAVTAARV from the coding sequence ATGAAATCAAGCTTCTGGAAATCCGGCCACACCCCAACCCTGTTCGCCGCGTTCCTGTATTTCGACCTGAGTTTCATGGTCTGGTACCTGTTAGGCCCACTGGCGGTGCAAATCGCCGCCGACCTGCACCTCACCACCCAACAACGCGGCCTGGTGGTCGCCACGCCGATCCTCGCCGGCGCAGTGCTGCGCTTCCTGATGGGCATGCTCGCCGACAAGCTCTCCCCCAAGACCGCCGGCCTGATTGGCCAGGTGATCGTCATCTGCGCCCTCTTCGGCGCCTGGAAACTGGGGATTCACAGCTACGAACAAGCCCTGCTGCTGGGCATGTTCCTCGGCATGGCCGGCGCCTCGTTCGCCGTCGCGCTGCCCCTGGCGTCCCAGTGGTACCCCGCCGAGCATCAGGGCAAGGCCATGGGCATCGCCGGCGCCGGCAACTCCGGTACGGTGTTCGCAGCCTTGTTGGCCCCCGTACTGGCCGCCGCGTTCGGCTGGAGCAATGTGTTCGGCTTTGCGCTGATCCCACTGATCCTGACCCTGATCGTCTTCGCCTGGCTCGCCCGCAATGCCCCACAACGGCCCAAAGCCAAGTCCATGGCCGACTACTTCAAGGCCCTGGGCGACCGCGACAGCTGGTGGTTCATGTTCTTCTACAGTGTGACCTTCGGCGGTTTTATCGGCCTGGCCAGCGCCCTGCCCGGCTACTTCAACGACCAATACGGCTTGAGCCCGGTCACAGCCGGTTACTACACCGCCGCCTGTGTGTTCGGCGGTAGCCTGATGCGGCCTTTGGGCGGCGCCCTGGCCGACCGTTTCGGCGGGATTCGCACCCTGCTCGGCATGTACGGCGTGGCCGCGATCTGTATCGCGGCGGTGGGTTTCAACCTGCCAAGTTCCTACGCCGCCCTGGCGCTTTTCGTCTGCACCATGCTCGGTTTGGGTGCGGGTAACGGCGCCGTGTTCCAGCTGGTGCCCCAGCGTTTTCATCGGGAGATTGGTGTGATGACCGGCCTGATCGGCATGGCCGGCGGCATCGGCGGTTTCGCCCTGGCGGCGGGCATGGGTGCAATCAAGCAAAGCACCGGCAGCTATCAGTTGGCGCTGTGGTTGTTCGCCAGCCTGGGTGTGTTGGCCTGGTTCGGCCTGTATGGCGTCAAGCGTCGCTGGAGAACCACGTGGGGCTCGGCAGCGGTGACGGCTGCCCGGGTCTGA
- a CDS encoding bifunctional protein-serine/threonine kinase/phosphatase, which produces MSLQLSFAQASATGPRQENQDALRLVTPAPELAASKGYLCAIADGVSQCADGGLAARSTLQALALDYYATPQTWGVAQALERLLVAQNRWLQANGGGQPLLTTLSALVFRGQRFTLAHVGDCRVYRWLDGELQRLSEEHVWEQPGMQHVLKRAMGLDQHLVLDFLDGELRAGECFLLLSDGVWATLDDNRISAILREQSDLNLAVNTLVSTAHLAGSQDNASALLVRVDQLGAATLGDALVQLQQWPLPPPLKVGQRFEGWQVEALLGQSRQSLLYRVRDAQQQAWLLKTLPVSHDDDVFAAQALLSEEWFLRRVAGRAFPEVHPASGRQHLYYVMREYAGQTLAELFKHQGPLPLAQWQSLAERLLRAIGMLHRRQILHRDIKPENLLLGEDGELRVLDFGLAYCPGLSEDRAHLLPGTPSFIAPEAFNGERPTPQQDLYSVGVTLYYLLTGHYPYGEIEAFQRPRFTTPVSASRYRPDLPDWLQQSLERAVAAQPEQRYETAEEWLLVLEQADRRELSIRPKPLLEREPLKVWQTLAVLSLLINLVLLYWLLHH; this is translated from the coding sequence ATGAGCCTGCAACTAAGCTTCGCCCAGGCCAGCGCCACCGGCCCTCGGCAGGAAAACCAGGACGCCTTGCGCCTGGTCACGCCGGCCCCGGAGCTGGCCGCCAGCAAAGGCTACCTGTGCGCCATCGCCGACGGCGTCAGCCAATGCGCCGATGGCGGACTGGCTGCTCGTTCGACCTTGCAGGCCCTGGCCCTGGACTACTACGCCACGCCGCAAACCTGGGGTGTGGCCCAGGCCCTGGAACGCTTGCTGGTGGCACAGAATCGCTGGCTGCAAGCCAACGGTGGTGGCCAACCGTTGCTGACCACCCTGAGCGCTCTGGTGTTTCGCGGCCAGCGTTTCACCCTGGCCCATGTGGGTGATTGCCGGGTGTATCGCTGGCTCGATGGCGAGTTGCAGCGCCTCAGCGAAGAACACGTGTGGGAGCAACCGGGCATGCAGCATGTGCTCAAGCGCGCCATGGGCCTGGATCAGCATCTGGTACTGGATTTCCTCGACGGCGAGTTGCGGGCAGGAGAATGTTTTCTACTGCTCAGCGACGGCGTATGGGCAACCCTGGATGACAACCGCATCAGCGCAATCCTGCGGGAACAGTCGGACCTGAACCTCGCGGTCAACACCTTGGTCAGCACCGCGCATCTGGCGGGCAGCCAGGACAATGCCAGCGCCTTGCTGGTGCGCGTCGACCAGCTCGGCGCTGCCACCCTGGGTGATGCACTGGTGCAGTTGCAGCAATGGCCGCTGCCGCCGCCCCTGAAAGTCGGGCAGCGCTTCGAAGGCTGGCAGGTGGAAGCGCTGCTGGGACAAAGTCGCCAATCCCTGCTCTACCGGGTGCGCGATGCCCAGCAACAGGCGTGGCTGCTGAAGACCTTGCCGGTCAGTCATGACGATGACGTGTTCGCCGCCCAGGCATTGCTGTCGGAGGAATGGTTCCTGCGTCGGGTCGCCGGCCGTGCGTTTCCTGAAGTCCATCCGGCCAGTGGTCGCCAGCATTTGTACTACGTGATGCGTGAATACGCCGGGCAAACCCTGGCCGAATTGTTCAAGCACCAGGGCCCATTGCCCTTGGCGCAGTGGCAGTCCCTGGCCGAGCGCCTGTTGCGTGCCATCGGGATGCTGCACCGCCGACAAATCCTGCACCGTGACATCAAGCCGGAAAACCTGCTGCTGGGGGAAGACGGCGAATTGCGCGTGCTGGACTTCGGCCTGGCCTACTGCCCCGGGCTTTCCGAGGATCGCGCGCACCTGCTGCCTGGCACGCCGAGCTTTATCGCCCCGGAAGCCTTCAACGGCGAACGCCCTACCCCGCAACAGGATTTGTATAGCGTCGGGGTGACCTTGTATTACCTGCTCACCGGGCATTATCCCTACGGCGAAATCGAAGCTTTCCAGCGCCCCAGATTCACTACGCCGGTCAGCGCCAGCCGTTACCGCCCCGACCTGCCCGACTGGCTGCAACAAAGTCTGGAGCGCGCAGTCGCCGCGCAACCCGAGCAACGTTATGAAACCGCCGAGGAATGGTTGCTGGTATTAGAGCAGGCGGACCGCCGTGAGTTGAGCATTCGGCCAAAACCGCTGCTGGAACGCGAACCGCTGAAGGTCTGGCAGACGTTGGCCGTGCTGTCGCTGCTGATCAATCTGGTGCTGTTGTACTGGCTGCTGCACCACTAA
- the nirB gene encoding nitrite reductase large subunit NirB, with product MKKLKLVMIGNGMAGVRTLEELLKLSSDLYDITVFGAEPHTNYNRILLSPVLAGEQTFEEIVLNDLSWYLDNNIKLLLNRKVVQIDRVKRKVIAEDGSEAEYDRLLIATGSTPFILPIPGNTLQGVIGYRDIADTQAMINTAKTHKHAVVIGGGLLGLEAANGLMLRGMHVTVVHIGEWLLERQLDKTSGQLLQTELESRGLVFRLQEQTQALHDAGNGRVGSVQFKNGDVIPADLVVMAAGIRPNTELAEKSGIPCNRGILVNDTLQTYDPRIYAIGECASHRGIAYGLVAPLFEQAKVCANHLAQLGFARYQGSVTSTKLKVTGIDLFSAGDFMGGEGTETITLSDPIGGVYKKLVIKDDILVGACLYGDTADGGWYFRQIRENHAIGEIRDHLMFGENAIGDVGHQGQDKAMSMADSAEVCGCNGVCKGTIVKAIQEHGLFSVDDVKKHTKAASSCGSCAGLVEQILINTVGGAADVKPKSEKAICGCSDLNHGQIRQAIRDQHLLTIASTMSYLNWRTPNGCATCRPALNYYLISTWPGEAKDDPQSRLINERAHANIQKDGTYSVVPRMWGGVTNPSELRRIADVADKYNVPMVKVTGGQRIDLLGIKKQDLPGVWKDLDMPSGHAYGKSIRTVKTCVGSEFCRFGTQNSTQLGIELEHDLFNMWSPHKVKLAVSGCPRNCSEAGIKDVGIIGVDSGWEMYIGGNGGIKTEVAEFFVKLKTAEEVREYNGAFLQLYREEAFYLERTVHYLQRVGMEHIKKAVLEDPARRQALNERLQFSLSFEQDPWKERLEQPLLKKEFDTIPVKLLEVPA from the coding sequence ATGAAGAAACTCAAACTGGTGATGATCGGCAACGGCATGGCCGGGGTTCGCACCCTTGAAGAATTGCTCAAGCTGAGCAGCGACCTGTACGACATCACTGTCTTCGGCGCCGAGCCCCACACCAATTACAACCGCATCCTGCTCTCGCCAGTGCTGGCCGGTGAGCAGACCTTCGAAGAGATCGTGCTCAACGATTTGAGCTGGTACCTCGATAACAACATCAAGTTGCTGCTCAACCGCAAAGTGGTGCAGATCGACCGGGTCAAACGCAAAGTCATCGCCGAAGACGGCAGCGAGGCCGAGTACGATCGCCTGCTGATCGCCACCGGCTCCACGCCGTTTATCCTGCCGATCCCCGGCAATACGTTGCAGGGTGTGATCGGCTACCGCGACATCGCCGACACCCAAGCCATGATCAACACCGCCAAGACCCACAAGCACGCAGTGGTGATCGGCGGCGGGCTGCTGGGGCTGGAGGCGGCCAACGGCCTGATGCTGCGCGGTATGCACGTGACCGTGGTGCACATCGGCGAGTGGCTGTTGGAGCGGCAACTGGACAAGACCAGCGGCCAGTTGCTGCAAACCGAACTGGAAAGCCGCGGCCTGGTGTTCCGCCTGCAGGAACAGACCCAGGCCTTGCATGATGCCGGCAACGGTCGCGTCGGCTCGGTGCAATTCAAGAATGGCGATGTGATCCCCGCCGACCTGGTGGTGATGGCTGCGGGCATCCGCCCCAACACCGAACTCGCGGAAAAATCCGGCATCCCGTGCAACCGCGGGATTCTGGTCAACGACACCCTGCAAACCTACGACCCGCGCATCTATGCCATCGGCGAATGCGCCAGCCATCGCGGGATCGCCTATGGCCTGGTGGCACCGCTGTTCGAGCAGGCCAAGGTCTGCGCCAACCACCTCGCTCAGTTGGGTTTCGCGCGATACCAGGGTTCGGTGACCTCCACCAAATTGAAAGTCACCGGCATCGACCTGTTCTCCGCCGGGGATTTCATGGGCGGCGAAGGCACGGAAACCATCACCCTTTCCGACCCGATTGGAGGCGTCTACAAGAAGCTGGTGATCAAGGACGACATTCTCGTCGGCGCCTGCCTGTACGGCGACACCGCTGACGGCGGTTGGTATTTCCGGCAGATTCGTGAGAACCACGCCATTGGCGAGATTCGTGATCACCTTATGTTCGGCGAAAACGCCATTGGCGATGTAGGCCACCAGGGCCAGGACAAGGCGATGAGCATGGCCGACAGCGCTGAAGTCTGCGGCTGCAACGGCGTGTGCAAGGGCACTATCGTCAAGGCTATTCAGGAACATGGGCTGTTCAGCGTCGACGACGTGAAGAAGCACACCAAGGCCGCCAGCTCCTGCGGCTCTTGCGCCGGTTTGGTGGAACAGATCCTGATCAACACCGTGGGCGGCGCTGCCGACGTCAAACCGAAAAGCGAAAAAGCCATCTGCGGCTGCAGCGACCTCAACCACGGGCAAATCCGCCAGGCCATCCGCGACCAGCACCTGCTGACCATCGCCAGCACCATGAGCTACCTGAACTGGCGCACCCCGAACGGCTGCGCCACCTGCCGCCCGGCACTCAACTATTACCTGATTTCCACTTGGCCCGGCGAGGCGAAAGACGACCCGCAATCGCGCCTGATCAACGAGCGGGCCCACGCCAATATTCAGAAAGATGGCACCTACTCGGTAGTCCCGAGGATGTGGGGCGGTGTGACCAATCCGTCAGAACTGCGGCGCATCGCCGATGTGGCCGACAAGTACAACGTGCCGATGGTCAAGGTCACCGGCGGGCAGCGCATCGATTTGCTGGGCATCAAGAAGCAGGACTTGCCCGGCGTATGGAAGGATCTCGACATGCCGTCCGGCCATGCCTACGGCAAATCCATTCGCACCGTGAAGACCTGCGTCGGCAGCGAGTTCTGCCGCTTTGGTACACAGAACTCCACACAGTTGGGGATCGAGCTGGAACATGACCTGTTCAATATGTGGTCGCCCCACAAGGTGAAACTGGCAGTGTCCGGCTGTCCGCGCAACTGCTCGGAAGCGGGGATCAAGGACGTGGGAATTATCGGCGTCGACTCCGGCTGGGAGATGTACATCGGCGGTAACGGCGGGATCAAGACCGAAGTGGCCGAGTTCTTCGTGAAGCTGAAAACCGCCGAAGAAGTGCGCGAATACAACGGCGCTTTCCTACAGCTCTACCGGGAAGAAGCCTTCTACCTGGAGCGCACCGTGCACTACCTGCAACGGGTGGGTATGGAGCACATCAAGAAGGCCGTACTGGAAGACCCGGCGCGGCGTCAGGCGCTTAACGAACGCCTGCAATTCTCCCTGTCGTTCGAACAAGACCCGTGGAAAGAACGCCTGGAACAGCCACTGCTGAAAAAGGAATTCGACACCATCCCCGTCAAACTGCTGGAGGTGCCGGCATGA
- the nirD gene encoding nitrite reductase small subunit NirD produces MNWLDICALEEINALGSRIITGPKGDIAIFRTSDDEVFALDDRCPHKGGPLSQGLIYGKRVACPLHNWQIDLESGEAQAPDVGCAHHHPARVENGRVMLALRDAG; encoded by the coding sequence ATGAACTGGCTGGATATCTGCGCCCTCGAAGAGATCAACGCCCTGGGTTCGCGCATCATCACCGGGCCCAAAGGCGACATCGCGATTTTTCGTACCAGTGACGACGAAGTTTTCGCCCTCGACGACCGCTGCCCCCACAAGGGCGGCCCACTGTCCCAGGGTTTGATCTACGGCAAGCGCGTCGCCTGCCCGCTGCATAATTGGCAGATCGACCTGGAATCCGGTGAAGCCCAGGCACCGGACGTCGGCTGCGCCCATCACCACCCGGCCCGCGTGGAAAACGGCCGGGTGATGCTGGCGCTGCGGGACGCCGGTTGA
- a CDS encoding nitrate reductase, producing the protein MNRQTTASTCCYCGVGCGVLIEHDGSQILGVSGDSSHPANFGKLCSKGSSLHLTGDLTARALYPELRLGKGLARIRTDWDTALEHAANVFAETIAEHGPDSVAFYISGQLLTEDYYSFNKLARALVGTNNIDSNSRLCMSSAVVGYKRSLGADAPPCSYEDLESSDCVMIVGSNMAYAHPVLFRRLEEAKARRPQMKVVVIDPRRTDTCDLADLHLAILPGTDVALFHGILHLLLWEDWIDRDFIQAHTDGLVELKRLVHDYTPQMVTQLCGISVEQLRQCAEWVGTSGSFLSLWCMGLNQSTAGSAKNSALINLHLATGTIGRPGCGPFSLTGQPNAMGGRETGSLSNLLPGHREAANPEHRAEVAAYWGVDQLPANTGLTAIELFEQIQAGKIKALWIACTNPAQSLPDQNTVRQALEACPFVVLQEAFRTTETARFADLLLPAASWGEKEGTVTNSERRISHVRQAIVPPGEARPDWAITVDFAQRLERRLCPGKPGLFAFEQPAQIFDEYKLLTRGRDLDLSGISHALLDRMGPQQWPFPADAMSGTPRLYTDGIFPTETGRAHFVADPYRAAKEQRDARFPLTLITGRLRDQWHGMSRTGTAAQLFGHVSEALLSLHPDELRRHRLKEGDLISLKSRRGSVIVAVGSDDSVRPGQAFLPMHWGDRFLKGGVNALTQPAFDPLSKQPELKHSGVRLEAVQLPWHLFALIEGDVQQHFEALRPLCEGFAYVSLSLTGRERPALLIRGAHHEAPALELLKQIDQLLGLNDGPVMAYDDPRRSIGKRVKIEKGRITAIRLAGETLARHWLQNLWLEGRTDDQLRRWLLAPLSAPPGGGSTSHKTLCNCKNVSESAVGAGIARGLDLNGLKQELGCGTQCGSCVPEIKRLLASGTQPIAITV; encoded by the coding sequence ATGAACCGCCAGACCACCGCGTCCACCTGCTGCTACTGCGGGGTCGGTTGCGGCGTGCTGATCGAACATGATGGCTCGCAAATTCTCGGTGTCAGTGGCGATTCGAGCCATCCGGCCAACTTCGGAAAATTGTGCAGCAAGGGTTCCAGCCTGCACCTCACCGGGGACCTTACGGCCCGTGCGTTGTACCCGGAACTGCGACTCGGCAAGGGCCTGGCCCGTATCCGCACGGACTGGGACACCGCCCTGGAGCACGCGGCCAATGTGTTCGCCGAAACCATCGCCGAACACGGGCCGGACAGCGTGGCGTTCTATATCTCCGGGCAATTGCTGACCGAGGATTACTACAGCTTCAACAAGCTGGCGCGGGCGCTGGTGGGCACCAACAACATCGACAGCAACTCGCGGCTATGCATGTCGTCAGCAGTGGTTGGCTACAAGCGCAGCCTGGGGGCCGATGCGCCACCCTGCAGTTATGAGGACCTGGAGTCGAGCGACTGCGTGATGATCGTCGGCAGTAACATGGCCTACGCGCATCCGGTGTTGTTCCGGCGCCTGGAGGAAGCCAAGGCCCGTCGGCCACAGATGAAGGTGGTGGTGATTGACCCCCGGCGCACCGATACCTGCGACTTGGCTGACCTGCATTTGGCGATTCTGCCGGGTACGGATGTCGCGCTGTTCCATGGGATCTTGCACCTGTTGTTGTGGGAGGACTGGATCGATCGCGACTTTATCCAGGCCCATACCGACGGCCTGGTGGAGCTCAAACGCCTGGTACACGACTACACACCGCAAATGGTGACGCAGCTGTGCGGGATCAGTGTCGAGCAACTGCGCCAGTGCGCGGAATGGGTCGGCACCTCGGGGAGCTTCCTGTCGTTGTGGTGCATGGGGTTGAACCAGTCCACCGCAGGCAGCGCAAAGAACAGTGCACTGATTAACCTGCATTTGGCGACCGGCACCATCGGCCGTCCCGGCTGTGGACCTTTCTCCCTGACGGGTCAGCCGAATGCCATGGGCGGTCGGGAAACCGGCAGTTTGTCGAATTTGCTGCCAGGCCATCGTGAGGCAGCCAACCCTGAACATCGGGCAGAAGTGGCCGCGTATTGGGGTGTTGACCAACTGCCGGCCAACACCGGACTGACCGCTATCGAATTGTTTGAGCAAATACAGGCCGGCAAGATCAAGGCCCTTTGGATCGCCTGCACCAATCCCGCCCAATCCCTGCCCGACCAGAACACTGTGCGTCAGGCCCTGGAGGCGTGTCCGTTCGTGGTGCTACAGGAAGCCTTTCGTACAACCGAGACAGCGCGTTTCGCCGACCTGTTGTTGCCCGCAGCGAGCTGGGGCGAGAAAGAAGGCACGGTCACCAACTCTGAACGGCGCATTTCCCACGTCCGGCAGGCCATCGTCCCACCAGGAGAGGCGCGGCCGGACTGGGCAATCACTGTGGATTTTGCCCAGCGCCTGGAGCGACGTCTTTGTCCCGGAAAACCGGGTCTTTTTGCCTTTGAGCAACCGGCGCAGATCTTTGATGAATACAAACTGCTGACCCGTGGGCGTGACTTGGACCTGTCGGGTATCAGTCACGCCCTGCTGGACCGGATGGGCCCGCAGCAATGGCCATTCCCGGCCGATGCGATGAGCGGAACACCACGGCTGTACACCGACGGAATTTTCCCTACGGAGACTGGCCGGGCGCACTTTGTTGCTGACCCTTATCGCGCCGCCAAAGAGCAGCGTGACGCGCGCTTCCCTCTGACCCTGATCACCGGACGCCTGCGGGACCAATGGCATGGGATGAGCCGTACCGGCACCGCGGCGCAGTTGTTCGGGCATGTCAGTGAAGCGTTGCTCAGCCTGCACCCGGACGAGCTGCGCCGGCATCGCTTGAAGGAAGGCGACCTGATCAGCCTGAAAAGTCGGCGCGGCAGCGTGATTGTCGCCGTCGGCAGTGATGACAGCGTGCGTCCCGGCCAGGCGTTCCTGCCGATGCACTGGGGCGACCGCTTTCTCAAAGGCGGCGTGAATGCACTTACCCAGCCGGCGTTCGATCCGCTGTCCAAGCAGCCGGAACTCAAACATAGCGGTGTGCGCCTGGAGGCGGTGCAACTGCCCTGGCACTTGTTTGCGCTGATCGAAGGCGATGTGCAGCAACACTTTGAAGCGTTGCGACCGCTGTGTGAGGGCTTTGCCTACGTCAGCCTGAGCCTGACCGGGCGCGAGCGGCCTGCCCTGCTGATTCGTGGGGCGCATCACGAGGCGCCTGCACTTGAGCTGCTCAAGCAGATTGACCAGTTGCTGGGCCTGAATGACGGCCCGGTGATGGCCTACGACGACCCGCGGCGCTCCATTGGCAAGCGGGTAAAAATTGAAAAGGGCCGGATCACCGCGATCCGCCTGGCCGGCGAAACCCTGGCTCGCCACTGGTTGCAAAACCTGTGGCTGGAAGGCCGCACCGATGACCAGTTGCGACGCTGGCTGCTGGCGCCACTGAGTGCGCCACCGGGGGGCGGTTCCACCAGCCACAAGACGTTGTGCAACTGCAAGAACGTCAGCGAAAGCGCGGTCGGCGCCGGCATTGCCCGGGGCCTGGACCTGAATGGGCTGAAGCAGGAACTGGGTTGCGGCACGCAATGCGGCTCCTGCGTGCCGGAAATCAAACGGCTATTGGCGAGCGGCACGCAGCCAATCGCGATCACAGTGTGA
- the cobA gene encoding uroporphyrinogen-III C-methyltransferase: MSAKVWLVGAGPGDPELLTLKAVRALREADVVLIDDLVNPALLEHCPTARLITVGKRGGCRSTPQAFIHRLMLRYARQGKCVVRLKGGDPCIFGRGGEEAAWLRQQGVTVELVNGITAGLAGATNCDIPLTLRGVSRGVTLVTAHTQDDSSLNWRALAEGGTTLVIYMGVAKLGEIRQQLLEGGMSDDMPVAMIENASLPHQRECRSSLSRMQEDAHEFALKSPAILVIGRVAQATQAVEALASATA, translated from the coding sequence ATGAGCGCAAAAGTCTGGCTGGTGGGCGCAGGTCCCGGCGATCCGGAGCTGCTGACACTCAAGGCAGTGAGAGCCCTGCGGGAGGCCGATGTGGTGCTGATCGATGACCTGGTCAACCCGGCGCTACTGGAGCATTGCCCCACTGCACGGCTGATCACCGTGGGTAAGCGCGGCGGCTGTCGTTCCACGCCGCAGGCGTTTATCCATCGCCTGATGTTGCGCTATGCCCGACAAGGCAAATGCGTGGTGCGGCTCAAGGGTGGCGATCCGTGCATTTTCGGTCGCGGCGGCGAAGAGGCGGCGTGGCTCAGGCAGCAAGGGGTGACCGTGGAGTTGGTCAACGGCATTACGGCGGGACTGGCCGGGGCAACGAACTGTGATATCCCACTGACGTTGCGGGGTGTCAGCCGAGGCGTCACGCTGGTTACGGCCCACACTCAGGACGACAGCAGCCTCAATTGGCGGGCACTTGCCGAGGGCGGCACGACGCTGGTGATCTATATGGGCGTGGCGAAGCTGGGGGAGATTCGCCAGCAGTTGCTGGAAGGTGGCATGAGCGATGACATGCCCGTGGCGATGATTGAAAACGCCTCGTTGCCACATCAGCGTGAGTGCCGCAGCAGTCTTTCCCGGATGCAGGAAGATGCGCACGAATTTGCGCTCAAGAGCCCGGCGATCCTGGTGATTGGCAGGGTTGCCCAGGCGACACAGGCGGTTGAGGCCCTGGCCAGCGCCACCGCCTGA